Proteins encoded in a region of the Zea mays cultivar B73 chromosome 4, Zm-B73-REFERENCE-NAM-5.0, whole genome shotgun sequence genome:
- the LOC109946058 gene encoding classical arabinogalactan protein 9-like, whose amino-acid sequence MPTYGMPPPEFALPMPMLAPPPPPPPPSQFPMGFQTPPASVAAPGDGSGQDDPTHSWVNNLFSTHSPAGGGGDGYE is encoded by the exons atgccgacatatgggatgccgcctccggagtttgcactgccaatgccaatgttggcgcctccaccaccgcctccgcctccgtcacaattccctatg ggatttcagacaccacccgcttcagttgccgcacctggagatgggtctggtcaggACGACCCAACACATTCGTGGGTGAACAATCTTTTCAGCACGCatagtccagccggaggaggtggcgatggatatgagtga
- the LOC109945580 gene encoding protein FAM32A-like codes for MLEYQNIVGGRLQLKGKALDVKDGGVKKKKKYQREESSQTESDKNGDEKNPHSDYDHLTRAERRYMEQKQKIHYMIDMKKMAKVANKSYKDCMQDFNQYLANLSEHYDIPKVGPG; via the exons ATGTTGGAATACCAAAACATCGTTGGAGGACGGCTGCAGCTGAAGGGTAAAGCGCTAGACGTGAAAGATGGTGGagtaaagaaaaagaagaagtaccAACGTGAGGAGTCGTCTCAGACTGAATCTGATAAGAATGGAGACGAAAAGAACCCACATTCTGACTATGACCATCTCACACGAGCAGAGCGCCGCTACATGGAACAGAAGCAGAAGATCCACTACA TGATCGACATGAAAAAGATGGCCAAAGTCGCAAACAAGTCGTACAAGGACTGCATGCAGGACTTCAACCAATACCTGGCTAACCTCAGCGAGCACTATGACATCCCCAAAGTTGGTCCTGGCTAA